One Haliaeetus albicilla chromosome 11, bHalAlb1.1, whole genome shotgun sequence genomic window carries:
- the PPRC1 gene encoding peroxisome proliferator-activated receptor gamma coactivator-related protein 1 isoform X1, translating into MAALRGGAVPAAAAAGAGVGGAAAGAAPRGLAGGGAPREPPFRAGSPLQCFSLEEDDLNLTSLDAETILEAEEILGTMQNYLDSSVISIIEDLSLSEQGKVCLDAQNELSLLTAITEILDSTDDETLSPFDTIMDAELLTSPRERENPSFQKFLSLSRPSLECESSALEQPKALRPLSSSSSISVVGKNDTDLAWDCAAHGLEDPVLPKKQVCSTPRVERKVGRHRAREQSLPQRSDGEEEEEEAALSPELDSRTEAGEFCLSGARAALEEHEDPCIINTGDVSLSELVKSMHPYCLPTFTVCLDPDTEPVAKELLSGPVLLEIVPGEGESVEIPVVLQPLAPSFPDLEPQLLGAEEGTGESAPEDREELPGAPAQKNGMEEEEKVEKLPKKEPSCTTPESTSPAEVAAPSTWSPDSSSRRSTEALAGSKREGSEKGRGRERARKSRKKKAEEDQSERARPGRDCVAHRLRSAGSGQPPGQPPTSRRRAACPSVQVSDFLARQLEQARKEGQMELHAERVPRPRGRPRSVTGNSLLEKAQRELQKQPAPETVNAAPEKAETAVPLEKTSASVEERPAAACPGPVDQAEGGGDAQPAARQGGGVSEAASPLPERGVGLEPPQILAAAEPSEGLPREAKPKALSLREYRIRMLHRQPSPGGRKDSEKQAASKWPSIPEPPTELAEIPCLVSPVRPTTEAANAQKSPEKPTSPAAVPSAGKAPAALASAPAPAMAPPPPSTPMPFVAPNVPPATGVAPAGMPPASAGAYALYPPVPSWPCFSPQPMGCHGLPPLPSAGSPSTFHMVPGLPPPAVAWPPPAVPPPPPFGPGGPYAPVGWAPPSYWPGIPMPPPVPPLAYGDPGAALQGAASFPAGGHPSTALLHGQPSAAPAPSCPEPPAFPTQPPAAPASEIGAAGGSARPATGRVSDPRRQARLAGESSLPKAPPAPAPVQPLAVPSAAAAQPSRVPPAAPAQHTAAPQAAPTQTPEEPQAATPTQLPKAPPAATPCLVEVSPATGPVGESPGTHSTEDAAGPGKGAAEKALPEPKAAAGQELPSQKSTSQAAAPPPKAGRESGLPTKAPTARPWRHQPLLSPAQPSDSSKDIVQAFISEIGIEATDLSSLLEQFEKSEAKKEETPVQPPVDRRPAGSSGPETQQDRKPPDGLQASELANVAGLTPPATPPHQLWKPLPAVSLLAKAKSPGSAPQEGPQKTAKLMKAKPLPPGKLQGKSLAPAPAGSGPSHVCSGDHDYCIPGAARPESNSSTGTQPPAEGGSRWNVKHHRDITIKPISSLTKRTLDQAKPTPPAPTTTVGPSQEPLGTACLAPLDYRTSVSSKATAECSSPPTSVLLSPAASPCRDQEVRTPSAQPSRAAAKRSLRCYRRPRDSPSPSAGSWRAGRSRASRSFSSSSDGASESSSSSSSSSSRSRSRSFSPPPKRWRRYRSRCSHSSSSRSSCGSCGRSRDRSSSSSSTSSYSSRSTSCSQSRSRSRSPSPCRRSNRRRRYSYDAQDHYQRQRILQKERAIEERRVVFIGKIPSRMTRSELRHRFSVFGDIEECTLHFRSDGDNYGFVTYRYAEEAFAAIESGHKLRRPDEQPFDLCFGGRRQFCRRNYADLDSNREDFDPAPVKSKFDSLDFDTLLRQAQRSLQR; encoded by the exons TTTCAGAAGTTTCTCAGCTTATCCCGTCCGTCACTGGAGTGCGAGAGCTCTGCCCTGGAGCAGCCCAAGGCTCTCAGgcctctcagcagcagcagcagcatctctgtgGTTGGGAAG AACGACACAGACCTGGCTTGGGACTGTGCCGCTCATGGCCTCGAGGACCCGGTGCTGCCAAAGAAGCAAGTCTGCAGCACCCCGAGGGTGGAGAGGAAGGTGGGCCGGCACAGGGCCCGAGAGCAGTCCCTGCCGCAGCGCAGtgatggggaggaagaggaggaggaggctgccTTGAGCCCAGAGCTAGACAGCAGGACGGAGGCTGGGGAGTTTTGCCTGAGCGGGGCCAGGGCAGCGCTGGAGGAGCACGAAGACCCCTGCATCATCAACACGGGCGATGTGTCCCTGAGCGAGTTGGTGAAGTCCATGCACCCTTACTGCCTGCCCACCTTCACTGTGTGCCTGGACCCCGACACTGAGCCTGTGGCTAAGGAGCTCCTGAGCGGTCCTGTCTTGCTGGAAATTGTGCCTGGCGAGGGGGAGAGCGTGGAGATCCCTGTGGTCCTGCAGCCCTTGGCTCCCAGCTTCCCTGACCTggagccccagctcctgggagcagaggagggTACTGGGGAGTCAGCCCCAGAGGATCGAGAGGAGCTGCCAGGAGCTCCAGCCCAGAAAAAcgggatggaggaggaggagaaggtggagaAACTGCCTAAGAAGGAGCCCTCCTGCACTACCCCGGAGAGCACGTCCCCAGCAGAGgtggcagcacccagcacctGGAGCCCCGACAGCAGCTCCCGGCGCAGCACGGAggccctggcaggcagcaaacGAGAGGGCTCTGAGAAGGGACGTGGCCGTGAGAGAGCAAGGAAGAGTcggaaaaagaaagcagaggaggacCAAAGTGAGCGGGCCAGGCCAGGCCGGGACTGCGTGGCCCACCGGCTCCGCTCGGCTGGCTCTGGGCAGCCCCCGGGCCAGCCACCCACCAGCCGGCGGCGGGCAGCGTGTCCCTCTGTCCAGGTCTCGGACTTCCTGGCGCGGCAGCTGGAGCAAGCCCGGAAGGAGGGGCAGATGGAGCTGCATGCCGAGCGGGTGCCGCGGCCCCGGGGCAGGCCCCGGAGCGTGACGGGGAACTCCCTGCTTGAGAAAGCGCAGCgggagctgcagaagcagccGGCGCCAGAAACGGTGAACGCGGCCCCAGAAAAGGCTGAGACTGCGGTGCCTTTGGAGAAGACCTCAGCAAGCGTGGAGGAGCGGCCAGCAGCTGCGTGTCCTGGCCCAGTGGACCAGGCTGAGGGTGGGGGTGATGCACAGCCGGCCGCCAGACAGGGTGGCGGGGTCTCGGAGGCTGCGTCTCCACTCCCGGAGCGAGGCGTGGGGCTGGAGCCCCCTCAGATCCTGGCGGCGGCGGAGCCGAGCGAGGGCCTTCCCAGGGAAGCCAAGCCCAAGGCCCTGAGCCTGCGGGAATACCGCATCCGCATGCTCCACCGCCAGCCCAGCCCGGGTGGCAGGAAGGACAGTGAGAAGCAAGCGGCCAGCAAGTGGCCCAGCATCCCTGAGCCTCCGACAGAGCTAGCGGAGATCCCCTGCCTGGTGTCGCCCGTTCGCCCCACCACCGAGGCGGCCAACGCTCAGAAGAGCCCGGAGAAAcccaccagccctgctgctgtcCCTTCTGCTGGCAAAGCTCCCGCCGCTCTGGCTTCAGCTCCAGCACCGGCCATGGCTCCACCACCCCCATCAACACCAATGCCTTTCGTCGCACCAAATGTGCCCCCGGCCACTGGGGTGGCCCCCGCCGGGATGCCACCAGCTTCTGCCGGTGCTTATGCCCTTTACCCACCAGTGCCTTCCTGGCCCTGCTTCAGCCCGCAGCCCATGGGCTGCCATGGTTTGCCCCCGCTGCCCAGTGCTGGCTCCCCCAGTACTTTTCACATGGTGCCTGGCCTCCCGCCTCCGGCCGTGGCCTGGCCCCCGCCGGCCGTGCCGCCCCCGCCTCCGTTTGGGCCTGGCGGCCCCTATGCCCCGGTAGGGTGGGCACCGCCATCGTACTGGCCAGGAATCCCCATGCCGCCTCCGGTGCCTCCCCTGGCGTACGGGGACCCTGGAGCGGCACTGCAGGGTGCCGCTTCCTTCCCGGCCGGCGGCCACCCCAGCACGGCCCTCCTGCACGGGCAGCCTTCTGCCGCTCCTGCGCCCAGCTGCCCGGAGCCACCGGCCTTCCCCACCCAGCCGCCCGCTGCCCCGGCCAGCGAGATCGGGGCTGCAGGTGGCTCAGCCAGGCCAGCGACTGGCAGGGTGTCGGACCCCAGGAGGCAGGCACGGCTGGCGGGGGAGAGCTCTCTCCCCAAGGCCCCTCCGGCCCCAGCCCCTGTCCAGCCCCTGGCGGTCCCATCGGCTGCCgctgcccagcccagcagggTCCCTCCTGCAGCGCCAGCCCAGCACACAGCAGCCCCCCAGGCTGCCCCCACCCAGACACCAGAGGAGCCCCAGGCTGCAACTCCTACCCAGCTCCCAAAGGCCCCCCCAGCTGCTACCCCTTGCCTTGTGGAGGTGTCTCCTGCCACTGGCCCTGTTGGGGAGTCCCCTGGCACCCACTCCACGGAAGACGCTGCAGGGCCGGGCAAGGGGGCAGCGGAGAAAGCCCTGCCGGAGCCCAAGGCAgctgctgggcaggagctgcccagCCAAAAGTCCACCTCCCAGGCTGCGGCACCACCACCAAAAGCAGGTCGAGAGAGCGGCCTGCCCACTAAGGCACCCACCGCACGGCCATGGAGGCACCAGCCGCTCCTCAGCCCGGCGCAGCCCAGTGACAGTAGCAAAGACATCGTGCAAGCCTTCATCAGTGAGATCG GGATCGAAGCCACTGACCTGTCCAGCCTGCTAGAGCAGTTCGAGAAGTCTGAAG CCAAGAAGGAGGAGACTCCCGTGCAACCCCCTGTGGACAGGCGGCCAGCGGGGAGCTCCGG GCCTGAGACCCAGCAGGACAGGAAGCCCCCGGATGGCCTGCAGGCCTCTGAGCTGGCCAACGTGGCAG GCCTCACCCCCCCAGCGACGCCCCCCCACCAGCTCTGGAAGCCATTGCCTGCTGTCTCGCtactggccaaggccaagtcACCAGGGTCCGCGCCCCAGGAAGGGCCCCAGAAGACAGCCAAGCTGATGAAAGCCAAGCCGCTGCCCCCAGGCAAGCTCCAggggaagagcctggctccggCCCCCGCTGGCTCAGGCCCCAGCCACGTCTGCTCCGGAGACCACGACTACTGCATCCCGGGTGCAGCTCGGCCAGAGAGcaacagcagcactggcacGCAGCCCCCTGCCGAGGGTGGCTCCCGCTGGAATGTCAAACACCACCGGGACATCACTATCAAACCCATCTCCTCCTTAACCAAACGGACGCTGGACCAGGCCAAGCCCACCCCGCCAGCCCCCACCACCACCGTGGGGCCCAGCCAGGAGCCCCTGGGGACGGCCTGCCTAGCCCCCCTGGATTATCGGACTAGCGTCTCCAGCAAGGCCACCGCTGAGTGCAGCAGCCCCCCCACCTCGGTGCTCCTGTCTCCAGCTGCATCCCCCTGCCGGGACCAGGAGGTGCGGACTCCCAGTGCCCAGCCCAGCCGTGCTGCTGCCAAGAGGTCCCTGCGCTGCTATCGGAGACCCCGAGACTCGCCCAGCCCCTCTGCTGGCAGCTGGAGGGCTGGCCGGAGCCGTGCTAGCCGCTCTTTCAGCTCCAGTTCTGATGGAGCTAGCGAGTCCTcatcttcatcttcatcctcatcctccCGATCGCGGTCACGGTCGTTCTCCCCACCACCCAAGCGGTGGCGAAG GTACCGTTCAAGATGTTCCCACAGCTCCTCTTCCCGCTCCAGCTGTGGGTCATGTGGCAGGTCCCGGGACAGGTCCTCATCCTCATCATCAACATCCTCCTACTCATCCAGGTCCACATCCTGCAGCCAGTCTCGCTCTCGCTCCCGCTCCCCCTCACCCTGCAGGAGGAGTAACAGGCGGAGAAG ATACAGTTACGATGCACAGGACCACTACCAAAGGCAGAGGATCCTCCAGAAGGAACGTGCAATA GAGGAGCGACGAGTTGTGTTTATTGGCAAGATCCCCAGCAGGATGACGCGGTCAGAGCTGCGACACCGCTTCTCTGTGTTCGGGGACATTGAGGAGTGCACCCTACACTTCCGCTCCGACGG GGACAACTATGGCTTTGTCACCTATCGCTATGCCGAGGAAGCCTTTGCCGCCATCGAGAGCGGGCACAAGCTGCGGCGCCCGGATGAGCAGCCCTTCGACCTGTGCTTCGGTGGCCGCCGGCAATTCTGCAGGAGGAACTATGCCGACTTGG ACTCAAACAGGGAGGATTTTGACCCGGCCCCCGTCAAGAGCAAGTTTGACTCCCTGGACTTCGACACGCTGCTGCGGCAGGCACAGCGCAGCCTGCAGAGGTAG
- the PPRC1 gene encoding peroxisome proliferator-activated receptor gamma coactivator-related protein 1 isoform X2, producing MAALRGGAVPAAAAAGAGVGGAAAGAAPRGLAGGGAPREPPFRAGSPLQCFSLEEDDLNLTSLDAETILEAEEILGTMQNYLDSSVISIIEDLSLSEGKVCLDAQNELSLLTAITEILDSTDDETLSPFDTIMDAELLTSPRERENPSFQKFLSLSRPSLECESSALEQPKALRPLSSSSSISVVGKNDTDLAWDCAAHGLEDPVLPKKQVCSTPRVERKVGRHRAREQSLPQRSDGEEEEEEAALSPELDSRTEAGEFCLSGARAALEEHEDPCIINTGDVSLSELVKSMHPYCLPTFTVCLDPDTEPVAKELLSGPVLLEIVPGEGESVEIPVVLQPLAPSFPDLEPQLLGAEEGTGESAPEDREELPGAPAQKNGMEEEEKVEKLPKKEPSCTTPESTSPAEVAAPSTWSPDSSSRRSTEALAGSKREGSEKGRGRERARKSRKKKAEEDQSERARPGRDCVAHRLRSAGSGQPPGQPPTSRRRAACPSVQVSDFLARQLEQARKEGQMELHAERVPRPRGRPRSVTGNSLLEKAQRELQKQPAPETVNAAPEKAETAVPLEKTSASVEERPAAACPGPVDQAEGGGDAQPAARQGGGVSEAASPLPERGVGLEPPQILAAAEPSEGLPREAKPKALSLREYRIRMLHRQPSPGGRKDSEKQAASKWPSIPEPPTELAEIPCLVSPVRPTTEAANAQKSPEKPTSPAAVPSAGKAPAALASAPAPAMAPPPPSTPMPFVAPNVPPATGVAPAGMPPASAGAYALYPPVPSWPCFSPQPMGCHGLPPLPSAGSPSTFHMVPGLPPPAVAWPPPAVPPPPPFGPGGPYAPVGWAPPSYWPGIPMPPPVPPLAYGDPGAALQGAASFPAGGHPSTALLHGQPSAAPAPSCPEPPAFPTQPPAAPASEIGAAGGSARPATGRVSDPRRQARLAGESSLPKAPPAPAPVQPLAVPSAAAAQPSRVPPAAPAQHTAAPQAAPTQTPEEPQAATPTQLPKAPPAATPCLVEVSPATGPVGESPGTHSTEDAAGPGKGAAEKALPEPKAAAGQELPSQKSTSQAAAPPPKAGRESGLPTKAPTARPWRHQPLLSPAQPSDSSKDIVQAFISEIGIEATDLSSLLEQFEKSEAKKEETPVQPPVDRRPAGSSGPETQQDRKPPDGLQASELANVAGLTPPATPPHQLWKPLPAVSLLAKAKSPGSAPQEGPQKTAKLMKAKPLPPGKLQGKSLAPAPAGSGPSHVCSGDHDYCIPGAARPESNSSTGTQPPAEGGSRWNVKHHRDITIKPISSLTKRTLDQAKPTPPAPTTTVGPSQEPLGTACLAPLDYRTSVSSKATAECSSPPTSVLLSPAASPCRDQEVRTPSAQPSRAAAKRSLRCYRRPRDSPSPSAGSWRAGRSRASRSFSSSSDGASESSSSSSSSSSRSRSRSFSPPPKRWRRYRSRCSHSSSSRSSCGSCGRSRDRSSSSSSTSSYSSRSTSCSQSRSRSRSPSPCRRSNRRRRYSYDAQDHYQRQRILQKERAIEERRVVFIGKIPSRMTRSELRHRFSVFGDIEECTLHFRSDGDNYGFVTYRYAEEAFAAIESGHKLRRPDEQPFDLCFGGRRQFCRRNYADLDSNREDFDPAPVKSKFDSLDFDTLLRQAQRSLQR from the exons TTTCAGAAGTTTCTCAGCTTATCCCGTCCGTCACTGGAGTGCGAGAGCTCTGCCCTGGAGCAGCCCAAGGCTCTCAGgcctctcagcagcagcagcagcatctctgtgGTTGGGAAG AACGACACAGACCTGGCTTGGGACTGTGCCGCTCATGGCCTCGAGGACCCGGTGCTGCCAAAGAAGCAAGTCTGCAGCACCCCGAGGGTGGAGAGGAAGGTGGGCCGGCACAGGGCCCGAGAGCAGTCCCTGCCGCAGCGCAGtgatggggaggaagaggaggaggaggctgccTTGAGCCCAGAGCTAGACAGCAGGACGGAGGCTGGGGAGTTTTGCCTGAGCGGGGCCAGGGCAGCGCTGGAGGAGCACGAAGACCCCTGCATCATCAACACGGGCGATGTGTCCCTGAGCGAGTTGGTGAAGTCCATGCACCCTTACTGCCTGCCCACCTTCACTGTGTGCCTGGACCCCGACACTGAGCCTGTGGCTAAGGAGCTCCTGAGCGGTCCTGTCTTGCTGGAAATTGTGCCTGGCGAGGGGGAGAGCGTGGAGATCCCTGTGGTCCTGCAGCCCTTGGCTCCCAGCTTCCCTGACCTggagccccagctcctgggagcagaggagggTACTGGGGAGTCAGCCCCAGAGGATCGAGAGGAGCTGCCAGGAGCTCCAGCCCAGAAAAAcgggatggaggaggaggagaaggtggagaAACTGCCTAAGAAGGAGCCCTCCTGCACTACCCCGGAGAGCACGTCCCCAGCAGAGgtggcagcacccagcacctGGAGCCCCGACAGCAGCTCCCGGCGCAGCACGGAggccctggcaggcagcaaacGAGAGGGCTCTGAGAAGGGACGTGGCCGTGAGAGAGCAAGGAAGAGTcggaaaaagaaagcagaggaggacCAAAGTGAGCGGGCCAGGCCAGGCCGGGACTGCGTGGCCCACCGGCTCCGCTCGGCTGGCTCTGGGCAGCCCCCGGGCCAGCCACCCACCAGCCGGCGGCGGGCAGCGTGTCCCTCTGTCCAGGTCTCGGACTTCCTGGCGCGGCAGCTGGAGCAAGCCCGGAAGGAGGGGCAGATGGAGCTGCATGCCGAGCGGGTGCCGCGGCCCCGGGGCAGGCCCCGGAGCGTGACGGGGAACTCCCTGCTTGAGAAAGCGCAGCgggagctgcagaagcagccGGCGCCAGAAACGGTGAACGCGGCCCCAGAAAAGGCTGAGACTGCGGTGCCTTTGGAGAAGACCTCAGCAAGCGTGGAGGAGCGGCCAGCAGCTGCGTGTCCTGGCCCAGTGGACCAGGCTGAGGGTGGGGGTGATGCACAGCCGGCCGCCAGACAGGGTGGCGGGGTCTCGGAGGCTGCGTCTCCACTCCCGGAGCGAGGCGTGGGGCTGGAGCCCCCTCAGATCCTGGCGGCGGCGGAGCCGAGCGAGGGCCTTCCCAGGGAAGCCAAGCCCAAGGCCCTGAGCCTGCGGGAATACCGCATCCGCATGCTCCACCGCCAGCCCAGCCCGGGTGGCAGGAAGGACAGTGAGAAGCAAGCGGCCAGCAAGTGGCCCAGCATCCCTGAGCCTCCGACAGAGCTAGCGGAGATCCCCTGCCTGGTGTCGCCCGTTCGCCCCACCACCGAGGCGGCCAACGCTCAGAAGAGCCCGGAGAAAcccaccagccctgctgctgtcCCTTCTGCTGGCAAAGCTCCCGCCGCTCTGGCTTCAGCTCCAGCACCGGCCATGGCTCCACCACCCCCATCAACACCAATGCCTTTCGTCGCACCAAATGTGCCCCCGGCCACTGGGGTGGCCCCCGCCGGGATGCCACCAGCTTCTGCCGGTGCTTATGCCCTTTACCCACCAGTGCCTTCCTGGCCCTGCTTCAGCCCGCAGCCCATGGGCTGCCATGGTTTGCCCCCGCTGCCCAGTGCTGGCTCCCCCAGTACTTTTCACATGGTGCCTGGCCTCCCGCCTCCGGCCGTGGCCTGGCCCCCGCCGGCCGTGCCGCCCCCGCCTCCGTTTGGGCCTGGCGGCCCCTATGCCCCGGTAGGGTGGGCACCGCCATCGTACTGGCCAGGAATCCCCATGCCGCCTCCGGTGCCTCCCCTGGCGTACGGGGACCCTGGAGCGGCACTGCAGGGTGCCGCTTCCTTCCCGGCCGGCGGCCACCCCAGCACGGCCCTCCTGCACGGGCAGCCTTCTGCCGCTCCTGCGCCCAGCTGCCCGGAGCCACCGGCCTTCCCCACCCAGCCGCCCGCTGCCCCGGCCAGCGAGATCGGGGCTGCAGGTGGCTCAGCCAGGCCAGCGACTGGCAGGGTGTCGGACCCCAGGAGGCAGGCACGGCTGGCGGGGGAGAGCTCTCTCCCCAAGGCCCCTCCGGCCCCAGCCCCTGTCCAGCCCCTGGCGGTCCCATCGGCTGCCgctgcccagcccagcagggTCCCTCCTGCAGCGCCAGCCCAGCACACAGCAGCCCCCCAGGCTGCCCCCACCCAGACACCAGAGGAGCCCCAGGCTGCAACTCCTACCCAGCTCCCAAAGGCCCCCCCAGCTGCTACCCCTTGCCTTGTGGAGGTGTCTCCTGCCACTGGCCCTGTTGGGGAGTCCCCTGGCACCCACTCCACGGAAGACGCTGCAGGGCCGGGCAAGGGGGCAGCGGAGAAAGCCCTGCCGGAGCCCAAGGCAgctgctgggcaggagctgcccagCCAAAAGTCCACCTCCCAGGCTGCGGCACCACCACCAAAAGCAGGTCGAGAGAGCGGCCTGCCCACTAAGGCACCCACCGCACGGCCATGGAGGCACCAGCCGCTCCTCAGCCCGGCGCAGCCCAGTGACAGTAGCAAAGACATCGTGCAAGCCTTCATCAGTGAGATCG GGATCGAAGCCACTGACCTGTCCAGCCTGCTAGAGCAGTTCGAGAAGTCTGAAG CCAAGAAGGAGGAGACTCCCGTGCAACCCCCTGTGGACAGGCGGCCAGCGGGGAGCTCCGG GCCTGAGACCCAGCAGGACAGGAAGCCCCCGGATGGCCTGCAGGCCTCTGAGCTGGCCAACGTGGCAG GCCTCACCCCCCCAGCGACGCCCCCCCACCAGCTCTGGAAGCCATTGCCTGCTGTCTCGCtactggccaaggccaagtcACCAGGGTCCGCGCCCCAGGAAGGGCCCCAGAAGACAGCCAAGCTGATGAAAGCCAAGCCGCTGCCCCCAGGCAAGCTCCAggggaagagcctggctccggCCCCCGCTGGCTCAGGCCCCAGCCACGTCTGCTCCGGAGACCACGACTACTGCATCCCGGGTGCAGCTCGGCCAGAGAGcaacagcagcactggcacGCAGCCCCCTGCCGAGGGTGGCTCCCGCTGGAATGTCAAACACCACCGGGACATCACTATCAAACCCATCTCCTCCTTAACCAAACGGACGCTGGACCAGGCCAAGCCCACCCCGCCAGCCCCCACCACCACCGTGGGGCCCAGCCAGGAGCCCCTGGGGACGGCCTGCCTAGCCCCCCTGGATTATCGGACTAGCGTCTCCAGCAAGGCCACCGCTGAGTGCAGCAGCCCCCCCACCTCGGTGCTCCTGTCTCCAGCTGCATCCCCCTGCCGGGACCAGGAGGTGCGGACTCCCAGTGCCCAGCCCAGCCGTGCTGCTGCCAAGAGGTCCCTGCGCTGCTATCGGAGACCCCGAGACTCGCCCAGCCCCTCTGCTGGCAGCTGGAGGGCTGGCCGGAGCCGTGCTAGCCGCTCTTTCAGCTCCAGTTCTGATGGAGCTAGCGAGTCCTcatcttcatcttcatcctcatcctccCGATCGCGGTCACGGTCGTTCTCCCCACCACCCAAGCGGTGGCGAAG GTACCGTTCAAGATGTTCCCACAGCTCCTCTTCCCGCTCCAGCTGTGGGTCATGTGGCAGGTCCCGGGACAGGTCCTCATCCTCATCATCAACATCCTCCTACTCATCCAGGTCCACATCCTGCAGCCAGTCTCGCTCTCGCTCCCGCTCCCCCTCACCCTGCAGGAGGAGTAACAGGCGGAGAAG ATACAGTTACGATGCACAGGACCACTACCAAAGGCAGAGGATCCTCCAGAAGGAACGTGCAATA GAGGAGCGACGAGTTGTGTTTATTGGCAAGATCCCCAGCAGGATGACGCGGTCAGAGCTGCGACACCGCTTCTCTGTGTTCGGGGACATTGAGGAGTGCACCCTACACTTCCGCTCCGACGG GGACAACTATGGCTTTGTCACCTATCGCTATGCCGAGGAAGCCTTTGCCGCCATCGAGAGCGGGCACAAGCTGCGGCGCCCGGATGAGCAGCCCTTCGACCTGTGCTTCGGTGGCCGCCGGCAATTCTGCAGGAGGAACTATGCCGACTTGG ACTCAAACAGGGAGGATTTTGACCCGGCCCCCGTCAAGAGCAAGTTTGACTCCCTGGACTTCGACACGCTGCTGCGGCAGGCACAGCGCAGCCTGCAGAGGTAG